A portion of the Pseudodesulfovibrio sp. JC047 genome contains these proteins:
- the msrB gene encoding peptide-methionine (R)-S-oxide reductase MsrB has product MTIHKATVLGLGAMLLVAGLASIVFTAPGEKTMTDIHNAEKATFASGCFWCTESDLEKIPGVLKVVSGYAGGTEENPTYEQVSSGQTGHREAVQVFFDPQKITYRTLVDHYWKYFDPTDDGGSFGDRGFHYTSAIFTHSEAQREVAEASKTALDVSGRLDGPIVTPILPFTTFYTAEEYHQNYARTCPLKYKTYRKFSGRDKYVEKTWGDEATVSTTGATPQPCPLPGSFTAPTDGALKDTLTPLQYNVTQKNGTERPFDNEFWDNKRDGIYVDVVSGEPLFSSRDKFDSGTGWPSFTRPIKKERVVEKQDSTLGMVRTEVRSATGDSHLGHLFEDGPLPTGQRYCINSASLRFIAKEDLADEGYEEFMHLFDES; this is encoded by the coding sequence ATGACCATACATAAAGCCACAGTGCTCGGATTGGGAGCAATGCTTCTTGTGGCCGGGCTTGCGTCTATCGTGTTCACTGCTCCGGGAGAAAAAACCATGACCGACATACACAACGCTGAGAAAGCCACCTTTGCCAGTGGATGCTTCTGGTGTACCGAATCCGATCTCGAAAAGATTCCCGGCGTGCTCAAAGTGGTCTCCGGCTATGCTGGGGGCACGGAAGAAAACCCCACCTATGAACAGGTTTCAAGCGGTCAAACCGGCCATCGAGAGGCGGTTCAGGTCTTTTTTGATCCCCAGAAAATAACCTATCGAACACTCGTCGATCACTATTGGAAATACTTTGACCCCACAGATGACGGCGGATCGTTTGGTGATCGAGGATTCCATTACACGTCAGCCATTTTCACCCATTCCGAAGCGCAACGAGAAGTGGCCGAAGCCTCGAAAACGGCCCTCGACGTATCAGGACGCCTTGACGGGCCGATCGTCACCCCGATTCTGCCCTTCACGACCTTCTATACTGCCGAGGAATATCACCAGAACTACGCCCGGACCTGTCCGTTAAAATACAAGACCTACCGAAAATTCTCTGGCCGGGACAAATATGTCGAAAAGACCTGGGGCGATGAGGCCACAGTCTCGACCACAGGAGCAACACCACAGCCGTGCCCTCTGCCCGGTTCATTCACGGCACCAACAGACGGCGCACTCAAGGACACATTGACGCCGCTCCAGTACAACGTCACGCAAAAAAACGGCACGGAACGGCCATTTGACAATGAATTCTGGGATAACAAACGGGACGGAATTTACGTGGATGTGGTGTCTGGCGAGCCATTGTTCTCATCCAGGGACAAATTCGATTCCGGCACTGGCTGGCCAAGCTTTACACGCCCCATCAAAAAGGAACGGGTTGTCGAAAAACAGGATTCCACGCTGGGCATGGTACGGACAGAAGTTCGGAGTGCCACCGGTGATTCACACCTCGGCCATCTTTTCGAAGACGGTCCTCTGCCCACCGGACAGCGATATTGCATCAATTCGGCATCACTCCGATTCATTGCCAAAGAAGATCTTGCGGATGAAGGCTATGAGGAATTCATGCACTTATTTGATGAGAGTTAA